The segment GAGTCGGACGTGACCGCCGCCTTCGCGGGCGTCTCGGGGACGGACGCGCAGGTGGCCGTCGGCAACATCTGGGCGCCCGACGGCAAGGGCTGCGTGGCGGGTTGGTCGCTGACCGTCGTCCACAAGTTCCCCGGCCCGGATCCGGTCCACGCCCCCGAGCGGCGCACCGTGTACGTGTACGGCGGCCATGTCCTGCAGCGTTCGACCTCCCCCGCCACCACGATCACCGTGGACGGCTTCCACCGGAGCGGCGGCAAGGTGCGGGCCGGCATCACCGCGTACGAGGGCGACCGGAACACCCCGGGGGACACCTTCCTCGTCGACGGCAAGAACGTCACCGAGGCCCACACGGGCAACACCCGCAACTTCTTCGTCAGCGAGGACGACGGCGCCGTCACCCCCAAGCTGATCAACAACCTGAGCATCGACGCCAAGGCCTTCGACATCCCCGACGGCGCCATCCCCCAGGGCGCGACCTCGGCCGACCTGACCTTCACCACCCGCGGCGACACCTACGTGCCCTCCGCGCTCGCCTTCTCCGTACCGGTCCCCGACCTGGAGATCACCAGGACGGCGAGCCCGCGCACGGTGAAGCCGGGCGACACCCTCACGTACACGATCACCGCGAAGAACATCAGCACGCTCGACTATCCGAACGCCGCGTTCAGCGACGATCTGGCCGGGAACCTCGACGACGCCGACTACAACGGCGACGTGAAGACGACCCTGGGCAGGGCGACGTACACGGCGCCGAAGATCGGGTACGTGGGCACCGTCCCGGCCGGGAAGGCGGTGACCGTCACCTACTCGGTGAAGATCAAGAACCCGCCGACGGGCGACGGGAAGCTCCGCAACAGCGTGAAGGTGGAGACACCCCGCTCCAACTGCGGAGACGGCAGCCGGGACCCGGCGTGCGCGGTGACCCCGGCGATCGGGAAACCGAAGCCGACACCCAGGCCGACGCCGACGCCGACCCCGGTGGATCCCACGCCCACCCCGACGCCGACCCCGACGCCGGTGGACCCCACGCCGACCCCGACCCCGGTGGACCCCACCTGGGCCCCGGCCCCCGCCGAGTCCTCCCCCGCTCCCCCGGCCCCCGGGCCGCACGGGAACGACGGCGGCTCGATGGCCGAGACCGGCGGCAACGGTGAGCGGCTGTGGCTGCTCGGCGCGCTCGGCCTCGCCCTCGCGGCGACGGGCGTGGTGGCGAAGGCGGCGATGCGCGGCCGACGCGAGAACTGACGGCCGCCCGGAGGTCCGGCCACCCTCCGTGGCCGGATCCACCCGTCTCGTATACGTACGTTTGAGCGTTTACGGGACGGGCTAGGTTCGCCACATGGCTTCTGTTCTTGTGGCATCCAATCGAGGCCCCGTCTCGTACGTGCTCGGCGAGGACGGTGAGCTCGACGCCCGCAGGGGCGGCGGCGGCCTGGTCTCCGGGCTGAGCGCCGTCTCCTCGCAGGACAGCCTGTGGGTGTGCGCGGCGCTCGGCGAGGGCGACCGGGAGGCCGTCCGGCGCGGGATCGGCGAGCCGGGCGTACGGATGCTGGACATCGACCCGGACGTGTACGCCGACGCGTACAACGGCATCGCGAACTCGGTGCTGTGGTTCCTCCACCACCACCTGTACGACATCCCGCGCGAGCCGGTCTTCGACGCGGAGTTCCGGCGCCGCTGGGCGTCCTACCGCGCCTACAACCGCGCCTTCGCCGAGGCCCTGGCCGCCGAGGCGGACCAGGGCGCGGCGGTCCTGGTGCAGGACTACCACCTGGCGCTCGTCCCCGGGATGCTGCGGGAGCTCCGCCCCGACCTGCGGATCGGGCACTTCACCCACACCCCCTGGACGTCCTCCGAGTACCTGCGGATGGTGCCGGACGACATCGTCGAGGAGCTGCTGTGGGGCATG is part of the Streptomyces sp. NBC_00250 genome and harbors:
- a CDS encoding DUF7927 domain-containing protein, yielding MRFRQQHLGRVLAVVAAAGLAAGSLAFTAAGPAAADVVEPFGKRYDESLYGDFTTIGNTVMGCPAAPADLAARCATAASGQGSDDNNTFVMRRIDAGGTGGGYGSSTGHVRIPAGAEVAYARLFWGGNDGTYKGPSGARLKRCDISGTDVEPSPGDPTTTTPLIKVGSAAAAPVSIDSMVADPADTNGPHYYTGESDVTAAFAGVSGTDAQVAVGNIWAPDGKGCVAGWSLTVVHKFPGPDPVHAPERRTVYVYGGHVLQRSTSPATTITVDGFHRSGGKVRAGITAYEGDRNTPGDTFLVDGKNVTEAHTGNTRNFFVSEDDGAVTPKLINNLSIDAKAFDIPDGAIPQGATSADLTFTTRGDTYVPSALAFSVPVPDLEITRTASPRTVKPGDTLTYTITAKNISTLDYPNAAFSDDLAGNLDDADYNGDVKTTLGRATYTAPKIGYVGTVPAGKAVTVTYSVKIKNPPTGDGKLRNSVKVETPRSNCGDGSRDPACAVTPAIGKPKPTPRPTPTPTPVDPTPTPTPTPTPVDPTPTPTPVDPTWAPAPAESSPAPPAPGPHGNDGGSMAETGGNGERLWLLGALGLALAATGVVAKAAMRGRREN